The following proteins come from a genomic window of Macadamia integrifolia cultivar HAES 741 chromosome 14, SCU_Mint_v3, whole genome shotgun sequence:
- the LOC122061548 gene encoding lysine-specific demethylase JMJ30 isoform X2: MTAPDGDSFETPTLDNERSNLLQRVSDVGGYAYVSVATQAAAGDIRAAEAACEMAWEQLHSGPWHSVLPVWRDAYSMACLQVASFHHDAGDFREALRVLDMGLIMGGMLLRSDLDSAIGKILTKSNAAKGLEAGEGHRKGEVVLNYQRSNQAEVLQVLPIRSLSSKRVEKRSSLSLEEFLCDHFLAGSPVVISNSMNHWPATTKWKDLDYLKRVAGDRTVPVEVGKNYLCPEWKQELITFSQLLERIHAGDSTPVGPTYLAQHPLFDQIFDLRRDILVPDYCYAGGGELRSINAWFGPLGTVTPLHHDPHHNILAQVVGRKYVRLYPASITKDLYPYDEPMLSNSSQEISGRSGQSRQEAISKGGRLGFYGLHLRGRRNALYSTKMVALCEISCNKFLC; this comes from the exons ATGACTGCCCCGGACGGTGATTCTTTTGAAACTCCAACTCTGGACAACGAGAGATCAAATCTACTCCAGAGAGTCTCCGACGTTGGTGGCTACGCTTACGTCAGCGTGGCCACGCAGGCAGCCGCCGGTGACATACGGGCAGCGGAGGCTGCGTGTGAGATGGCTTGGGAACAGCTTCACTCGGGGCCATGGCACTCAGTATTGCCTGTTTGGAGAGATGCCTACTCTATGGCGTGTCTACAAGTAGCGTCGTTTCACCATGACGCTGGGGATTTCAGGGAGGCGCTTAGGGTTCTGGATATGGGCTTGATAATGGGAGGGATGCTTCTGCGATCGGATTTAGATTCTGCCATTGGTAAGATTTTAACTAAATCGAATGCTGCTAAAGGGTTAGAGGCTGGAGAGGGACATCGCAAGGGGGAGGTTGTTTTGAATTACCAGCGTTCCAACCAGGCGGAG GTTTTACAAGTGTTACCAATTAGGTCACTCTCTTCTAAAAGAGTTGAGAAGAggtcttctctttctttggaGGAATTTTTATGTGATCACTTCTTGGCTGGTTCTCCGGTTGTTATCAGCAACAGCATGAACCACTGGCCTGCCACTACAAAATGGAAAGACTTGGATTATCTGAAAAGGGTTGCAGGTGATCGCACAGTTCCAGTTGAG GTTGGAAAAAACTATCTCTGCCCAGAATGGAAACAAGAGTTGATCACGTTTTCTCAGCTTCTTGAGAGGATTCATGCTGGTGATTCGACCCCTGTTGGCCCGACATACCTTGCTCAGCATCCATTGTTTGATCAG ATTTTTGATCTACGAAGGGACATATTAGTTCCAGACTACTGTTATGCTGGTGGTGGAGAGCTCAGGTCTATTAATGCTTGGTTTGGCCCTCTAGGGACTGTCACACCATTGCATCATGACCCACATCATAATATTCTTGCTCAG GTTGTTGGTAGAAAGTATGTAAGGCTTTACCCTGCTTCTATAACAAAGGATCTTTACCCTTATGATGAGCCTATGCTTAGCAATTCCAGCCAG GAAATATCAG gtCGATCTGGACAATCTAGACAAGAAGCAATTTCCAAAGGCGGTAGACTTGGATTTTATGGACTGCAtcttagaggaaggagaaatgCTTTATATTCCACCAAAATGGTGGCATTATGTGAGATCTCTTGCAACAAGTTTCTCTGTTAG
- the LOC122061548 gene encoding lysine-specific demethylase JMJ30 isoform X1 — MTAPDGDSFETPTLDNERSNLLQRVSDVGGYAYVSVATQAAAGDIRAAEAACEMAWEQLHSGPWHSVLPVWRDAYSMACLQVASFHHDAGDFREALRVLDMGLIMGGMLLRSDLDSAIGKILTKSNAAKGLEAGEGHRKGEVVLNYQRSNQAEVLQVLPIRSLSSKRVEKRSSLSLEEFLCDHFLAGSPVVISNSMNHWPATTKWKDLDYLKRVAGDRTVPVEVGKNYLCPEWKQELITFSQLLERIHAGDSTPVGPTYLAQHPLFDQIFDLRRDILVPDYCYAGGGELRSINAWFGPLGTVTPLHHDPHHNILAQVVGRKYVRLYPASITKDLYPYDEPMLSNSSQVDLDNLDKKQFPKAVDLDFMDCILEEGEMLYIPPKWWHYVRSLATSFSVSFWWSDGSSSPAS, encoded by the exons ATGACTGCCCCGGACGGTGATTCTTTTGAAACTCCAACTCTGGACAACGAGAGATCAAATCTACTCCAGAGAGTCTCCGACGTTGGTGGCTACGCTTACGTCAGCGTGGCCACGCAGGCAGCCGCCGGTGACATACGGGCAGCGGAGGCTGCGTGTGAGATGGCTTGGGAACAGCTTCACTCGGGGCCATGGCACTCAGTATTGCCTGTTTGGAGAGATGCCTACTCTATGGCGTGTCTACAAGTAGCGTCGTTTCACCATGACGCTGGGGATTTCAGGGAGGCGCTTAGGGTTCTGGATATGGGCTTGATAATGGGAGGGATGCTTCTGCGATCGGATTTAGATTCTGCCATTGGTAAGATTTTAACTAAATCGAATGCTGCTAAAGGGTTAGAGGCTGGAGAGGGACATCGCAAGGGGGAGGTTGTTTTGAATTACCAGCGTTCCAACCAGGCGGAG GTTTTACAAGTGTTACCAATTAGGTCACTCTCTTCTAAAAGAGTTGAGAAGAggtcttctctttctttggaGGAATTTTTATGTGATCACTTCTTGGCTGGTTCTCCGGTTGTTATCAGCAACAGCATGAACCACTGGCCTGCCACTACAAAATGGAAAGACTTGGATTATCTGAAAAGGGTTGCAGGTGATCGCACAGTTCCAGTTGAG GTTGGAAAAAACTATCTCTGCCCAGAATGGAAACAAGAGTTGATCACGTTTTCTCAGCTTCTTGAGAGGATTCATGCTGGTGATTCGACCCCTGTTGGCCCGACATACCTTGCTCAGCATCCATTGTTTGATCAG ATTTTTGATCTACGAAGGGACATATTAGTTCCAGACTACTGTTATGCTGGTGGTGGAGAGCTCAGGTCTATTAATGCTTGGTTTGGCCCTCTAGGGACTGTCACACCATTGCATCATGACCCACATCATAATATTCTTGCTCAG GTTGTTGGTAGAAAGTATGTAAGGCTTTACCCTGCTTCTATAACAAAGGATCTTTACCCTTATGATGAGCCTATGCTTAGCAATTCCAGCCAG gtCGATCTGGACAATCTAGACAAGAAGCAATTTCCAAAGGCGGTAGACTTGGATTTTATGGACTGCAtcttagaggaaggagaaatgCTTTATATTCCACCAAAATGGTGGCATTATGTGAGATCTCTTGCAACAAGTTTCTCTGTTAGTTTTTGGTGGAGCGATGGCAGCAGCTCACCTGCCTCCTGA
- the LOC122061158 gene encoding protein ABHD18 has protein sequence MVTVNLGILHYVLDHIYGALVHRTKITPPFFSGGWGGNKLDLLESMIKELLPNLAATNWPPNLVQPTWQTVWETKTACLKEGVFRTPCDEQLISALPPESYTVRVAFLAPKLVQPHKMACVVHLAGTGDHSFERRLRLGAPLLKENIATMVLESPFYGRRRPLLQRGAKLLCVSDLLLLGRATIEEARSLLYWLDVEAGFGKTGVCGLSMGGVHAAMVGSLHPTPVATFPFLSPHSAAVAFCEGILKHATAWEVLKEDVTAAQRATMTLEEVRERMRDVLSLTDVTRFPIPKKPQAVIFVAATDDGYIPKHSVLELQKAWPGSEVRWVTGGHVSSFLLHNDAFRNAIVDGLDRLQWKESSL, from the exons ATGGTTACCGTAAATCTGGGCATCCTTCATTATGTATTGGATCACATCTATGGTGCATTGGTTCACCGAACGAAGATAACCCCACCATTCTTCTCCGGAGGATGGGGAGGTAACAAGCTGGATCTGTTAGAAAGCATGATCAAGGAGCTCTTGCCCAATTTGGCAGCCACGAATTGGCCCCCTAATCTGGTGCAGCCCACATGGCAAACGGTTTGGGAGACGAAGACTGCTTGCCTCAAAGAAGGTGTTTTCAGGACCCCTTGCGACGAGCAGCTCATTAGTGCATTGCCGCCTGAGAGTTACACTGTGCGGGTCGCTTTCCTTGCACCAAAGCTCGTCCAGCCGCATAAGATGGCCTGTGTGGTTCATCTTGCAG GAACTGGAGACCATTCTTTTGAAAGGAGGTTACGTCTTGGTGCACCGTTGTTGAAGGAAAACATTGCAACCATGGTGCTTGAGAG CCCTTTTTATGGAAGGCGGCGTCCTTTACTACAACGGGGTGCAAAGCTTCTGTGTGTTAGTGACTTGCTGTTGTTAGGGAGAGCCACCATAGAGGAAGCTCGCAGTCTGTTATACTGGTTAGATGTGGAGGCTGGGTTTGGCAAAACAGGTGTATGTGGACTTAGCATGG GGGGTGTACATGCTGCAATGGTTGGATCACTGCATCCCACACCAGTTGCCACATTCCCATTTCTCTCTCCACACTCTGCTGCTGTGGCATTCTGTGAAGGAATATTAAAACATGCCACTGCATGGGAGGTATTGAAAGAAGATGTAACAGCAGCACAGAGGGCCACAATGACACTAGAGGAAGTAAGAGAACGTATGCGAGATGTACTATCACTAACGGATGTGACAAGATTTCCAATTCCAAAAAAGCCTCAGGCTGTGATATTTGTAGCTGCAACT GATGATGGGTATATACCAAAGCACTCAGTGTTGGAGCTTCAAAAAGCTTGGCCTGGTTCAGAAGTAAGATGGGTAACAGGGGGTCATGTCTCATCCTTCCTCCTCCATAATGATGCCTTTCGCAATGCGATTGTTGATGGGCTTGACAGGTTACAGTGGAAGGAGTCTTCATTGTGA
- the LOC122060989 gene encoding UDP-glycosyltransferase 92A1, which translates to MAQNKEENVVIFPFMAQGHMIPFLSLALQIEQKKGYTVTFVNTPLNIEKLRHSLPPTTTIRLVSLPFSAADHGLPPEAESTDVLPYPLIVRLFHASLSLKPSFTRLISELSPLCIIADMFFCWSAEVANQFGVFHSIFNAGGAYGMVLYYSVWIHLPHCHTDSDEFSLPDLPEISPIHRSQLANNVKDANGTDPWSVFIQGQLQLWFSSDGLLFNTVEGLDQTGLSCFRRKKTGIPVWAIGPTRSSLTEKPGNDRNGCIDWLDSCPQDSVLYVSFGSQNTISSTQMMELAKALEASSKNFIWVVRPPVEFDINSEFIADEWLPEGFEDRITEQNRGLLVRKWAPQVEILSHKSTRAFISHCGWNSVLESLSQGVPILGWPIGADQYYNSKLLEEEVGVSVEMARGNRSEVKHEHILRLIDLVMGETEKGEKMKKKACEVKEIIRDAMRDEESYKGSSVRAMDEFFHAAMAMKTRKETQA; encoded by the coding sequence ATGGCGCAGAACAAGGAAGAAAACGTTGTGATCTTTCCGTTCATGGCGCAAGGTCATATGATCCCTTTCCTGTCGTTAGCCCTTCAGATAGAGCAGAAGAAAGGCTACACAGTGACCTTTGTCAATACCCCACTTAACATCGAAAAGCTCCGTCACTCTCTTCCTCCGACCACCACCATCCGCCTCGTCTCACTCCCTTTCTCCGCCGCCGATCACGGCCTCCCTCCTGAAGCAGAGAGCACCGATGTCCTTCCATACCCACTTATCGTTCGTCTCTTCCACGCATCCCTTTCCCTCAAACCTTCCTTCACCCGCCTCATCTCTGAACTCTCCCCTCTCTGCATCATTGCAGACATGTTCTTCTGTTGGAGCGCCGAGGTCGCTAACCAATTTGGAGTCTTTCATTCCATCTTCAACGCCGGTGGTGCTTACGGAATGGTCCTTTACTACTCCGTCTGGATTCACCTTCCTCACTGCCACACCGATTCTGACGAGTTCTCACTTCCTGATCTCCCCGAAATCTCCCCAATCCACCGATCCCAACTCGCCAATAACGTCAAGGACGCAAATGGTACCGATCCATGGTCTGTATTCATCCAGGGTCAGCTTCAATTGTGGTTTTCCAGTGATGGGCTCTTGTTCAATACAGTGGAGGGCTTAGATCAGACTGGTTTAAGCTGTTTCAGGAGGAAGAAAACCGGAATCCCTGTTTGGGCAATCGGCCCAACTCGTTCATCGTTAACAGAGAAACCCGGAAACGATCGCAATGGCTGCATCGATTGGCTGGATTCCTGTCCCCAAGACTCTGTTTTGTATGTTTCGTTTGGGTCTCAGAACACAATTTCTTCTACCCAAATGATGGAATTAGCCAAAGCATTGGAAGCGAGCAGCAAGAATTTCATCTGGGTTGTGAGGCCTCCTGTAGAATTTGACATTAATTCGGAGTTCATAGCAGATGAATGGTTACCAGAGGGGTTTGAGGATCGGATTACAGAGCAAAACAGAGGACTATTGGTGCGTAAATGGGCACCACAGGTGGAGATCCTGTCTCACAAATCAACCAGAGCGTTTATAAGCCATTGTGGTTGGAACTCTGTTTTGGAGAGCTTAAGCCAAGGAGTACCGATCTTGGGATGGCCGATTGGAGCTGATCAGTATTACAATTCCAAGCttttggaggaggaggtggGAGTCTCTGTTGAAATGGCAAGAGGGAATCGCAGTGAGGTCAAGCATGAACATATACTGAGATTGATAGATCTTGTAATGGGTGAGacagagaaaggagagaagatgaagaagaaggcttGTGAAGTGAAGGAGATAATAAGGGATGCAATGAGGGATGAGGAAAGCTACAAGGGTTCTTCTGTGAGAGCCATGGATGAATTCTTTCATGCAGCAATGGCAATGAAGACCCGGAAGGAGACCCAAGCGTAG
- the LOC122061109 gene encoding IRK-interacting protein-like: protein MAAATVGNRPQTFRNNNNNEGNRQEIQAAFAKAVELRAIHAALRQGSSPANLRFPGSVSPSISRPSSQFSTQDYPVFTPSYEEESSSGNHQIPLESRTLSGNSDGYMLEAGEDDDADYSEIKREASSSTKGFHSGLFSRDPHSCSVEHKKSVTSSYANHIAVLQASPGTDFFKSSRRTSSGDFKRLTTCNRCKPAAISSESDNRAKNTKNYNTVVPLTDSHLSVQPQSKQRGPILSWLIPRLKKKHKNENSPKRAESEEVSQIFKDFGIMSIESLKKKLIEANENRDAALMEVAEMKSSLGDLKHKLEYLEAYCEDLKKALKQTMQGKDTQFPERPGNLPNRGKWIDGNSENFMPVSHEVMVEGFLQIVSEARLSMKQFCKSLIDQIEETDSNLMDKLNSILQPYKLSLNSKYSKAVVYHLEALINQSLYQDFENCVFQKNGSPKVLDPKQDRQAQFSSFVALRNLSWNEVLRKGTKYYSEEFSRFCDQKMSNIISTLNWTRPWPEQLLQSFFVAAKCIWLLHLLAFSFNPPLGILRVGENRNFDPIYMEDILVDRQRTQTPARVKVMVMPGFYVEDRVLKCKVICKYKTVA, encoded by the exons ATGGCTGCTGCTACTGTTGGTAATCGGCCTCAAACTTTTcgaaacaacaacaacaatgaagGTAACCGGCAAGAAATCCAAGCTGCCTTCGCGAAAGCTGTCGAGCTGAGAGCTATTCATGCTGCCTTGAGGCAAGGGAGCAGCCCTGCAAATCTCAGGTTTCCTGGGTCTGTTTCTCCTTCCATTTCACGACCTTCTTCCCAGTTTTCCACTCAAGATTACCCTGTCTTCACCCCG AGTTATGAAGAGGAATCATCATCTGGGAACCATCAAATCCCTTTGGAGAGCCGAACATTGTCTGGAAACTCGGATGGTTACATGCTAGAAGCGGGAGAAGACGATGATGCTGATTACTCTGAGATTAAAAGAGAAGCTTCCTCCTCGACAAAGGGGTTTCATTCTGGTCTGTTTTCCAGAGACCCCCATAGCTGTTCAGTTGAACATAAAAAATCCGTAACCAGTTCTTATGCAAACCACATTGCAGTCCTTCAAGCATCACCCGGGACTGATTTCTTCAAGTCGAGCAGGAGAACCAGTTCTGGGGATTTCAAGAGATTAACAACTTGCAATAGATGCAAACCTGCAGCTATCAGTTCTGAAAGCGATAATAGAGCCAAGAACACCAAGAATTATAATACAGTGGTACCTCTAACAGATTCCCACTTATCAGTTCAGCCACAATCAAAGCAGAGAGGACCCATTCTCTCATGGTTGATTCCTCGGTTAAagaagaagcacaagaatgaaAACTCCCCAAAACGAGCAGAATCCGAAGAAGTTTCCCAAATTTTCAAGGACTTTGGGATAATGTCAATTGAAtctttgaagaagaagctaATTGAGGCAAATGAGAACAGAGATGCGGCTTTGATGGAGGTTGCAGAGATGAAATCTTCCTTGGGGGACCTGAAACATAAGCTGGAGTACTTAGAGGCTTATTGTGAGGATTTAAAGAAGGCCCTGAAACAAACAATGCAGGGAAAGGATACCCAATTTCCAGAAAGGCCTGGTAATCTGCCAAACAGAGGGAAGTGGATTGATGGGAACAGTGAAAATTTCATGCCTGTGAGTCATGAAGTCATGGTGGAGGGTTTCTTGCAAATAGTATCAGAAGCAAGGTTGTCGATGAAACAATTCTGCAAGAGTCTTATTGACCAGATTGAAGAAACTGATAGCAATTTGATGGACAAGCTTAACTCGATTCTTCAGCCATATAAACTGAGTCTTAACTCCAAGTATTCAAAAGCTGTGGTGTATCATTTAGAAGCTCTTATTAACCAGTCCCTCTACCAGGATTTCGAGAACTGCGTGTTCCAGAAGAATGGCTCCCCAAAAGTATTAGACCCTAAGCAAGATCGCCAAGCACAGTTCTCATCATTTGTTGCTCTGAGGAATTTGAGCTGGAATGAAGTACTAAGGAAGGGAACCAAGTACTACAGTGAAGAATTCAGTAGGTTCTGTGACCAGAAGATGAGTAACATTATTTCTACACTGAATTGGACCAGACCATGGCCTGAACAGCTACTTCAATCTTTCTTTGTTGCTGCAAAGTGCATCTGGTTGCTACATTTACTTGCATTCTCTTTCAATCCGCCGCTTGGGATCTTAAGGGTCGGTGAAAACAGAAACTTTGACCCAATCTACATGGAGGATATTTTAGTAGATCGACAAAGAACCCAAACTCCTGCTCGGGTTAAGGTCATGGTGATGCCAGGGttctatgttgaggatagaGTACTCAAATGTAAGGTTATTTGTAAGTACAAAACTGTTGCCTAA